Proteins co-encoded in one Halorussus vallis genomic window:
- the thsA gene encoding thermosome subunit alpha, producing the protein MGNQPMIVLSEDSQRTSGKDAQSMNITAGTAVAEAVRTTLGPKGMDKMLVDSTGEVVVTNDGVTILKEMDIEHPAANMVVEVSETQENEVGDGTTTAVVVAGELLEKAEDLLEQDIHATTLAQGYRQASEKAKELLEEKAIDVDADDTEYLEKIASTAMTGKGAENAKDLLSELVVRAVQSVADEEGIDTGNVKIETVVGGSIDQSELVEGVIVDKERVHENMPYFAEDANIALVDSALEIKETEIDAEVNVTDPDQLQQFLDQEEQQLREMVDKLEAVGADVVFVDGGIDDMAQHFLAEAGIIAVRRAKSDDMDKLARATGATLVSNVDDIEEEDLGFAGSVAQKDVGGDQRIFVEDVEEAKSVSLILRGGTEHVVDEVERAIDDSLGVVRVTLEDGKVVPGGGAPETELALELRDYADSVGGREQLAVEAFADTLEVIPRTLAENAGLDPIDSLVDLRSKHDGGEFNSGLDAYTGEVVDMEQDGVVEPLRVKTQAIESATEAAVMLLRIDDVIAAGDLKGGQVDGDDGGDAGGAPGGGMGGGMGGMGGMGGMGGAM; encoded by the coding sequence ATGGGCAACCAGCCGATGATCGTACTTTCCGAGGACAGCCAGCGCACCTCCGGAAAGGACGCACAGTCGATGAACATCACCGCCGGGACGGCGGTCGCGGAGGCCGTTCGTACCACGCTCGGTCCCAAGGGGATGGACAAGATGCTCGTCGACTCGACGGGCGAGGTCGTCGTCACGAACGACGGCGTCACCATCCTGAAGGAGATGGACATCGAGCACCCCGCGGCCAACATGGTCGTGGAAGTCTCCGAGACGCAGGAGAACGAGGTCGGCGACGGGACGACCACCGCGGTCGTCGTTGCCGGTGAACTCCTCGAGAAGGCCGAGGACCTCCTCGAACAGGACATCCACGCGACCACGCTCGCCCAGGGGTACCGCCAGGCCTCCGAGAAGGCCAAGGAACTTCTGGAGGAGAAGGCCATCGACGTCGACGCCGACGACACCGAGTATCTCGAGAAGATCGCCTCGACGGCGATGACCGGCAAGGGCGCGGAGAACGCCAAGGACCTGCTCTCGGAACTCGTCGTCCGCGCCGTCCAGAGCGTCGCCGACGAGGAGGGCATCGACACCGGTAACGTCAAGATCGAGACGGTCGTCGGCGGTTCCATCGACCAGTCCGAACTGGTCGAGGGCGTCATCGTGGACAAAGAGCGCGTCCACGAGAACATGCCCTACTTCGCCGAGGACGCCAACATCGCGCTCGTTGACTCGGCGCTCGAGATCAAGGAAACCGAGATCGACGCCGAGGTCAACGTCACCGACCCCGACCAGCTCCAGCAGTTCCTCGACCAGGAGGAACAGCAGCTCCGCGAGATGGTCGACAAGCTCGAGGCGGTCGGCGCCGACGTCGTCTTCGTCGACGGCGGCATCGACGACATGGCCCAGCACTTCCTCGCGGAAGCGGGCATCATCGCGGTCCGGCGCGCGAAGTCCGACGACATGGACAAGCTGGCCCGTGCCACCGGCGCGACCCTCGTGAGCAACGTCGACGACATCGAGGAGGAGGACCTCGGCTTCGCCGGCTCCGTCGCCCAGAAGGACGTCGGCGGCGACCAGCGCATCTTCGTCGAGGACGTCGAGGAAGCCAAGTCCGTCAGCCTCATCCTGCGCGGCGGCACCGAACACGTCGTTGACGAAGTCGAGCGTGCCATCGACGACAGCCTCGGCGTGGTTCGCGTCACCCTCGAAGACGGCAAGGTCGTGCCCGGCGGCGGCGCGCCCGAAACCGAACTCGCGCTCGAACTGCGCGACTACGCCGACTCCGTCGGCGGCCGCGAACAGCTCGCGGTCGAGGCGTTCGCCGACACGCTGGAAGTCATCCCGCGCACCCTCGCGGAGAACGCCGGTCTGGACCCCATCGACAGCCTCGTCGACCTCCGCAGCAAGCACGACGGTGGCGAGTTCAACTCCGGCCTCGACGCCTACACCGGCGAAGTCGTCGACATGGAGCAGGACGGCGTCGTCGAGCCCCTCCGCGTGAAGACCCAGGCCATCGAGTCGGCCACCGAGGCGGCCGTCATGCTCCTGCGCATCGACGACGTCATCGCCGCGGGCGACCTGAAGGGCGGTCAGGTCGACGGCGACGACGGCGGCGACGCGGGAGGCGCACCCGGCGGCGGAATGGGCGGCGGCATGGGCGGCATGGGCGGTATGGGTGGCATGGGCGGCGCTATGTAA
- a CDS encoding DUF7344 domain-containing protein — MDSSTNDVNGDLSPDDVFELLASRHCRYALYELCEHERLAVDDLARRVAARASDDPAGPDEESVERVEVRLHHAHLPKLETRGIVERAGDDVAVARAVGDVEPFVRRARKYEEGQ, encoded by the coding sequence ATGGATAGTTCGACCAACGACGTGAACGGGGACCTGTCGCCGGACGACGTCTTCGAGCTACTGGCGTCGCGACACTGCCGGTACGCGCTGTACGAACTCTGCGAGCACGAACGGCTCGCCGTCGACGACCTCGCCCGTCGGGTCGCGGCCCGGGCGTCCGACGACCCCGCCGGCCCCGACGAGGAGTCCGTCGAGCGGGTCGAGGTTCGACTCCACCACGCTCATCTCCCGAAACTCGAAACGCGCGGTATCGTCGAGCGCGCGGGCGACGACGTGGCCGTCGCCCGCGCCGTCGGGGACGTAGAACCCTTCGTTCGGCGGGCGCGGAAGTACGAGGAAGGACAGTAG
- a CDS encoding alpha/beta hydrolase → MSAQGDDPHGDQPLETAGAPLDAARAAVVLVHGRGATARGMLGLADELAVDPEAEGIALLAPQAQRGTWYPQSFLADLDANEPWLSSALAKVGDAIQTAVDTGVDRERTMLVGFSQGACLSSEFLARNARRYGGLGVLSGGLIGPEGTPRDYDGSLDGTPIFLGCSDRDPHVPAERVSETTEVFEELGGAVDERIYEGMGHTVNQDELAAVSEMVADLTE, encoded by the coding sequence ATGAGCGCCCAAGGCGACGACCCCCACGGCGACCAGCCGCTGGAGACCGCGGGCGCGCCGCTCGACGCGGCGCGCGCCGCGGTCGTGCTGGTCCACGGGCGGGGCGCGACCGCTCGGGGGATGCTCGGACTCGCCGACGAACTCGCCGTCGACCCCGAAGCGGAGGGTATCGCCCTGCTCGCCCCGCAGGCCCAGCGGGGCACCTGGTACCCCCAGTCGTTCCTGGCCGACCTCGACGCCAACGAACCCTGGCTGTCGTCGGCGCTCGCGAAGGTCGGCGACGCCATCCAGACCGCGGTCGACACCGGCGTCGACCGCGAGCGGACGATGCTGGTCGGCTTCTCGCAGGGCGCGTGTCTCTCCTCGGAGTTCCTGGCGCGCAACGCCCGCCGCTACGGCGGTCTGGGGGTGCTCTCGGGCGGCCTCATCGGCCCGGAGGGGACTCCGCGGGACTACGACGGGTCGCTGGACGGGACGCCCATCTTCCTCGGGTGTAGCGACCGCGACCCCCACGTCCCCGCCGAGCGCGTCAGCGAAACCACCGAGGTCTTCGAGGAACTCGGCGGCGCGGTCGACGAGCGCATCTACGAGGGGATGGGCCACACTGTCAACCAGGACGAACTCGCGGCCGTCTCCGAGATGGTCGCCGACCTGACCGAGTAG
- the hisH gene encoding imidazole glycerol phosphate synthase subunit HisH → MSTTTSARERESAEASVVVVDYGLGNLRSVTRGLERAGASVEISDDPEAFGEADGVVLPGVGAFREGVENAGPYREALADVAESGTPLFGICLGMQMLLTSSEEANRAGASEVRGLDLIPGTNVRFADDVTVPHMGWNELSVERDHPLVEDVDGEHAYFVHSYYAVPDDQNAVVAATDYGERFPAVVADEAGTVFGTQFHPEKSGETGLRILRNFVGLCAE, encoded by the coding sequence ATGAGCACGACTACGAGCGCGCGCGAGCGCGAATCCGCCGAGGCGTCGGTCGTCGTCGTCGACTACGGACTCGGGAACCTCCGGAGCGTCACCCGCGGCCTCGAACGCGCGGGTGCGAGCGTCGAAATCAGCGACGACCCCGAGGCGTTCGGCGAGGCCGACGGCGTGGTTCTCCCGGGCGTCGGCGCGTTCCGCGAGGGCGTCGAGAACGCCGGGCCGTACCGCGAGGCGCTGGCCGACGTCGCCGAGTCGGGGACGCCGCTGTTCGGCATCTGTCTCGGGATGCAGATGCTGCTGACCTCCAGCGAGGAGGCCAACCGAGCAGGTGCGAGCGAAGTTCGCGGCCTCGACCTGATTCCGGGGACGAACGTCCGGTTCGCCGACGACGTGACGGTGCCCCACATGGGCTGGAACGAACTGTCGGTCGAACGCGACCACCCGCTGGTCGAGGACGTCGACGGCGAACACGCCTACTTCGTCCACTCCTACTACGCCGTCCCCGACGACCAGAACGCGGTCGTGGCCGCGACCGACTACGGCGAGCGGTTCCCGGCGGTCGTCGCCGACGAGGCGGGCACCGTCTTCGGCACCCAGTTCCACCCCGAGAAGAGCGGCGAAACCGGACTCCGCATCCTCCGGAACTTCGTCGGCCTCTGCGCCGAGTGA
- a CDS encoding DUF6790 family protein, protein MASESEEVAGDSSPATEQGLVDRIVAAYPVVFALAALVATGAQVVFLERPLVESALVSFLAFTAGFQGLWAFLGHYFRSDEVAASIGWPAGNPFQKEVAFTNLAFGVLGVLCIWFHGKFWLATGIGKAVFVLGAQSVHIREMRARGNARPGNRAEFVLVNVAVQSTILVLLAFRFG, encoded by the coding sequence ATGGCATCGGAGAGCGAGGAGGTCGCGGGCGACTCGTCGCCCGCGACCGAACAGGGGCTGGTGGACCGAATCGTCGCCGCCTACCCGGTGGTGTTCGCGCTCGCCGCGCTCGTCGCGACTGGCGCGCAGGTGGTGTTCCTGGAGCGGCCGCTCGTGGAGTCGGCGCTGGTTAGCTTTCTCGCGTTCACCGCCGGGTTCCAGGGGTTGTGGGCGTTCCTGGGTCACTACTTCCGGTCGGACGAGGTCGCCGCCTCCATCGGCTGGCCGGCGGGCAACCCGTTCCAGAAGGAGGTCGCGTTCACCAACCTCGCGTTCGGCGTCCTGGGCGTGCTCTGCATCTGGTTCCACGGGAAGTTCTGGCTCGCCACCGGAATCGGAAAGGCAGTCTTCGTCCTCGGCGCCCAGAGCGTACACATCCGGGAGATGAGAGCGCGCGGGAACGCGCGTCCGGGCAACCGCGCCGAGTTCGTGCTGGTGAACGTCGCGGTGCAGTCGACGATACTCGTCCTGCTCGCGTTTCGGTTCGGGTGA
- a CDS encoding ring-cleaving dioxygenase: MTDRVSGVHHVTAIASDPQRNVEFYTDVLGLRLVKKTVNFDDKYTYHLYYGDERGTPGTILTFFPFDGAAQGRVGAGQVGATAFAIPPGSADYWVDRLESKGVSVGDSRERFGETVVPFEDHDGQPLELVESASKSDGIDPWDDSPVPVERAIRGFHGVTLNSTDFGATATVLETMGYEREGISDDGTDGRTRFRAAGDRASVVDLVDAADEQRGRQGYGTVHHVAFRTPDDESQAAWRDRLGDAGLFVTPVKDRQYFRSVYFREPGSVLFEIATDPPGFTRDETVEALGTDLKLPPWLENDREAIESRLPEIHVSERSRSETRADGGGPAGHDDSTAEADR; encoded by the coding sequence ATGACCGACCGAGTATCCGGCGTCCACCACGTCACGGCGATCGCGAGCGACCCCCAGCGCAACGTCGAGTTCTACACCGACGTCCTCGGCCTGCGACTGGTGAAAAAGACCGTCAACTTCGACGACAAGTACACCTACCACCTCTACTACGGCGACGAGCGCGGGACGCCCGGCACCATCCTGACGTTCTTCCCGTTCGACGGGGCCGCCCAGGGCCGGGTCGGCGCGGGCCAGGTCGGCGCGACGGCGTTCGCGATTCCGCCGGGGTCGGCCGACTACTGGGTCGACCGCCTCGAATCGAAGGGCGTCTCGGTCGGCGATTCCCGCGAGCGGTTCGGCGAGACGGTCGTCCCCTTCGAGGACCACGACGGCCAACCGCTCGAACTGGTCGAGTCGGCGTCCAAATCCGACGGAATCGACCCGTGGGACGACAGCCCGGTCCCGGTCGAGCGCGCGATTCGGGGCTTCCACGGCGTCACGCTGAACTCGACCGACTTCGGGGCGACCGCGACCGTCCTCGAGACGATGGGCTACGAGCGCGAGGGCATCTCCGACGACGGGACCGACGGCCGCACGCGCTTCCGCGCGGCGGGTGACCGCGCGAGCGTCGTCGACCTCGTCGACGCCGCCGACGAACAGCGCGGCCGGCAGGGCTACGGCACCGTCCATCACGTCGCGTTCCGGACGCCCGACGACGAGTCCCAGGCGGCCTGGCGCGACCGCCTCGGCGACGCCGGCCTGTTCGTCACGCCGGTCAAGGACCGTCAGTACTTCCGGTCGGTCTACTTCCGGGAACCCGGCAGCGTCCTCTTCGAAATCGCGACCGACCCGCCGGGGTTCACCCGCGACGAAACCGTCGAGGCGCTGGGCACCGACCTGAAACTCCCGCCGTGGCTCGAAAACGACCGCGAGGCCATCGAGTCCCGACTGCCCGAGATTCACGTCTCCGAGCGCTCGCGCTCGGAGACGCGAGCGGACGGCGGCGGGCCGGCCGGTCATGACGACTCGACCGCGGAGGCCGACCGATGA
- the lrp gene encoding HTH-type transcriptional regulator Lrp has product MVDVMTYENLDAKLVNALLDDGRASLRSLAEELDVSVTTVSNHLKDLEEEGIIDGYTPKVDYDALGYDVTAIVQLKVEGNALADVTERLRNADRMISVYEVTGDYDIIAVGKFADTDGMNRQIKELLNDPDIKESNTSVVLNAASEHEQFELEITDA; this is encoded by the coding sequence ATGGTGGACGTAATGACGTACGAAAATCTCGATGCGAAGTTGGTGAACGCGCTGTTAGACGACGGCCGAGCGAGCCTCCGGAGTCTCGCGGAGGAACTCGACGTGTCGGTGACGACGGTTTCGAACCACCTCAAAGATTTGGAAGAGGAGGGAATCATCGACGGTTACACCCCGAAAGTCGACTACGACGCGCTCGGTTACGACGTGACCGCCATCGTCCAGTTGAAGGTCGAGGGCAACGCTCTGGCCGACGTGACCGAGCGACTGCGGAACGCCGACCGGATGATAAGCGTCTACGAGGTGACCGGCGACTACGACATCATCGCCGTCGGGAAGTTCGCCGACACCGACGGGATGAACCGCCAGATCAAGGAACTGCTCAACGACCCCGACATCAAGGAGAGCAACACCAGCGTCGTGCTCAACGCCGCCAGCGAGCACGAGCAGTTCGAACTCGAAATCACCGACGCCTGA
- a CDS encoding phosphatase PAP2 family protein, protein MNGRGFGIAQALEQLLPPLVREAFTVLTQLGDAWFIFTAVALLYWFGEREEGAFALGAVLGALALTVALKGLFELPRPPAGIRVGHASGYGFPSGHAIGATVLWGVLVEALEHRNRRWRAIAAAAVVAVVLTSRVVIGVHYFVDVAVGALIGLAYLGGLLHWGDWRPRRAFAAAGVFALAALATAGLSPDAVATLAGVVGAGATWLTFDGPPRTPVNAPAAFAGLLALAAVGYVGNELELSLLAVFGLNMVVPAGILLLPVAVDRAREMGSGTPIR, encoded by the coding sequence ATGAACGGACGGGGTTTCGGTATCGCGCAGGCGCTCGAACAACTGTTACCGCCGCTCGTCAGGGAGGCGTTCACGGTCCTCACCCAACTGGGCGACGCGTGGTTCATCTTCACCGCGGTCGCGCTCCTCTACTGGTTCGGCGAGCGCGAGGAGGGCGCGTTCGCGCTCGGGGCGGTGCTGGGGGCGCTGGCGCTGACCGTCGCGCTCAAGGGACTGTTCGAACTCCCGCGGCCGCCCGCCGGCATCCGAGTCGGTCACGCGAGCGGCTACGGCTTCCCGAGCGGCCACGCCATCGGCGCGACTGTGCTCTGGGGCGTGCTCGTCGAGGCGCTCGAACACCGGAACCGTCGGTGGCGCGCTATCGCCGCCGCGGCCGTCGTCGCGGTCGTCCTCACCTCGCGGGTCGTCATCGGGGTCCACTACTTCGTCGACGTGGCGGTCGGCGCCCTCATCGGCCTGGCATACCTCGGGGGACTGCTCCACTGGGGCGACTGGCGGCCCCGCCGCGCGTTCGCCGCGGCGGGCGTGTTCGCGCTCGCGGCGCTGGCGACCGCCGGCCTCTCCCCCGACGCGGTGGCGACGCTCGCGGGCGTCGTCGGCGCCGGCGCGACGTGGCTGACGTTCGACGGACCGCCGCGGACGCCGGTCAACGCGCCCGCCGCGTTCGCTGGACTGCTGGCGCTCGCCGCGGTCGGCTACGTCGGCAACGAACTCGAACTGTCGCTGCTCGCGGTGTTCGGTTTGAACATGGTCGTCCCCGCGGGAATCCTGTTGCTCCCGGTCGCGGTCGACCGTGCGCGAGAGATGGGGTCGGGGACGCCGATCCGATAG
- a CDS encoding zinc ribbon domain-containing protein, translating to MVSDSDDRGCPKCGHTGTDVGKISTTGGGLSKMFDIQTNSFKVVTCTNCGYSELYRDTTSGSSDIVDIFLG from the coding sequence ATGGTCTCCGACTCAGACGACCGCGGTTGCCCGAAGTGCGGCCACACCGGCACCGACGTCGGCAAGATTTCGACGACCGGCGGCGGCCTCTCGAAGATGTTCGACATCCAGACGAACAGCTTCAAGGTCGTCACCTGCACGAACTGCGGGTACTCCGAACTCTACCGGGACACAACCTCCGGGTCGAGCGACATCGTCGACATCTTCCTGGGCTGA
- a CDS encoding winged helix-turn-helix transcriptional regulator produces the protein MSLPDEDDGYSEETCFVIDSLDQLGSKWRLVVLHDLQDGEKRFNELKRSTGASSRTLSRVLDDLQETGFVERRLEPDSPVATYYSLTEKGGSLCPVFEEIESWAREWLDASADDAE, from the coding sequence ATGTCCCTGCCCGACGAGGACGACGGCTACAGCGAGGAGACCTGCTTCGTCATCGACTCGCTCGACCAACTCGGCTCGAAGTGGCGACTCGTCGTGCTCCACGACCTCCAGGACGGCGAGAAGCGGTTCAACGAACTCAAGCGCTCGACCGGCGCGAGTTCCCGCACCCTCTCGCGCGTCCTCGACGACCTCCAGGAAACCGGCTTCGTCGAGCGCCGCCTCGAACCCGACTCGCCGGTCGCCACCTACTACTCGCTCACCGAGAAGGGCGGGTCGCTCTGTCCCGTCTTCGAGGAGATAGAGTCGTGGGCCCGCGAGTGGCTCGACGCGTCGGCCGACGACGCCGAGTGA
- a CDS encoding YhjD/YihY/BrkB family envelope integrity protein, translated as MPSRIGSAVTVGRSVIEEAREQEITFLAASIAYYAFVSLIPLLLLAFIVVSFVAGEQFARQVIRQVSGLLTATGEQQLREFILNPANQGGTTVIGLVVLAWSSLKVFRGLDEAFSAIYATESGTGLMDELKDGLLVLAAIGAAVVVVVLAGVATALFPNFPFVGLVSTLIQLVALVPVFLPLYVVFPDADVGVREALPGAVVATVGWTVLQVLFRIYAQFSSTGPSQFLGTALLLVTWLYFGSIVLLLGTVVNVVFAERGSYAERTKDDEQARIERKQEILAQYMTDDESAPDIVDLRDELRELRADVESFEEDIESRTVEKPEVESELKSYVRKQMRRGHARGWGPYLVLLYGTVMTLGAFFWLESGWAIGAMLVIWLSTLGLYTLMVMLGFGISAASLPGRISDRVSNLRS; from the coding sequence GTGCCTAGTCGAATCGGAAGCGCCGTCACCGTCGGACGGTCGGTCATCGAAGAGGCTCGCGAGCAGGAGATAACCTTCCTCGCGGCGAGCATCGCGTACTACGCGTTCGTCTCGCTCATCCCTCTGCTGTTGCTGGCGTTTATCGTCGTCTCGTTCGTGGCGGGCGAGCAGTTCGCGAGGCAGGTCATCAGGCAGGTGTCCGGCCTGCTGACCGCGACCGGCGAACAGCAGTTGCGGGAGTTCATCCTCAACCCGGCCAACCAGGGCGGTACCACGGTCATCGGCCTGGTCGTGCTCGCGTGGTCCTCGCTGAAGGTGTTCCGTGGACTGGACGAGGCGTTCTCGGCCATCTACGCCACCGAGAGCGGCACCGGGCTGATGGACGAACTCAAGGACGGACTCCTCGTCCTGGCCGCCATCGGCGCCGCCGTCGTCGTCGTGGTGCTGGCGGGCGTGGCGACCGCGCTGTTTCCGAACTTCCCGTTCGTCGGCCTCGTCTCGACGCTGATACAACTGGTCGCGCTGGTTCCCGTCTTCCTCCCGCTGTACGTCGTCTTCCCCGACGCCGACGTGGGAGTCCGGGAGGCGCTCCCCGGCGCGGTCGTCGCGACGGTCGGCTGGACGGTGCTGCAGGTGCTGTTCCGTATCTACGCGCAGTTCAGTTCGACCGGTCCCTCGCAGTTCCTCGGCACCGCGCTGTTGCTGGTGACGTGGCTGTACTTCGGGAGCATCGTCCTCCTGCTGGGGACGGTGGTGAACGTGGTCTTCGCCGAGCGAGGGAGCTACGCCGAGCGGACGAAGGACGACGAACAGGCGCGCATAGAACGAAAACAGGAGATACTGGCTCAATACATGACTGACGACGAATCCGCTCCCGACATCGTGGATCTCCGCGACGAACTCCGGGAGTTACGGGCGGACGTGGAATCGTTCGAGGAGGACATCGAATCGCGCACGGTCGAGAAGCCGGAGGTGGAGTCCGAACTGAAGAGCTACGTGCGAAAGCAGATGCGCCGGGGTCACGCCCGCGGCTGGGGGCCGTACCTCGTGTTGCTGTACGGCACCGTGATGACCCTCGGGGCGTTCTTCTGGCTCGAAAGCGGGTGGGCCATCGGCGCGATGCTGGTCATCTGGCTGTCGACGCTCGGCCTCTACACCCTGATGGTGATGCTCGGCTTCGGCATCAGCGCCGCGAGCCTCCCCGGTCGCATCAGCGACCGGGTGTCGAACCTCCGGTCGTAG
- a CDS encoding tRNA (guanine(26)-N(2))-dimethyltransferase, translating to MNVREGAVEVEVPEQDGEGVGDEVFFNPVQELNRDLTVAVLRAYRDREPRAESYLDAMAASGIRGVRAAAEGWDVTMADIDPDAVALCERNLERNDLEGEVVRRDANALMHDGVFDVVDVDPFGTPITFADAAFANARDLVCVTATDTAPLCGAHFHSGVRKYGAVPRNTDYHAEMGVRVLLSALARTAARYDAGVTPILTHATNHYVRTYLELDHSATDANAAVDELGHVYHCEDCLYREADEGLIADPLDVCPECASERVLASGPLWLGPTHDADFVAAVRDEIDPEMGTATRAERLLDALEGELHEPTHYDQHRLCKEWTRSASGMDEFLDRLRDAGFEASRAHYGGTTFKTPATVREIREATRPA from the coding sequence ATGAACGTCCGGGAAGGCGCGGTCGAGGTCGAGGTCCCCGAACAGGACGGGGAGGGAGTCGGCGACGAGGTGTTCTTCAACCCCGTCCAGGAACTGAACCGCGACCTCACGGTCGCGGTCCTGCGGGCCTACCGCGACCGGGAACCGCGCGCCGAGTCGTACCTCGACGCGATGGCCGCCAGCGGAATCCGGGGCGTCCGCGCCGCCGCCGAGGGCTGGGACGTGACGATGGCCGACATCGACCCCGACGCGGTCGCCCTGTGCGAGCGCAACCTCGAACGCAACGATTTGGAGGGCGAGGTCGTCCGCCGCGACGCCAACGCGCTCATGCACGACGGCGTCTTCGACGTGGTGGACGTCGACCCGTTCGGCACGCCGATTACCTTCGCCGACGCCGCGTTCGCCAACGCCCGCGACCTGGTCTGCGTCACCGCGACCGACACCGCGCCGCTGTGCGGCGCGCACTTCCACAGCGGGGTCCGCAAGTACGGCGCAGTCCCGCGAAACACCGACTACCACGCCGAGATGGGCGTCCGCGTCCTACTGTCGGCGCTGGCGCGCACCGCGGCCCGCTACGACGCCGGCGTGACCCCCATCCTGACCCACGCGACCAACCACTACGTCCGGACGTACCTCGAACTCGACCACAGCGCCACCGACGCCAACGCCGCCGTCGACGAACTCGGCCACGTCTACCACTGCGAGGACTGCCTCTACCGGGAGGCCGACGAAGGGCTGATCGCCGACCCGCTCGACGTCTGCCCGGAGTGTGCGAGCGAGCGCGTCCTGGCGTCCGGGCCGTTGTGGCTCGGCCCGACCCACGACGCCGATTTCGTCGCGGCGGTCCGCGACGAAATCGACCCCGAGATGGGCACCGCGACCCGGGCGGAGCGACTGCTCGACGCGCTCGAAGGCGAACTCCACGAGCCGACCCACTACGACCAGCATCGCCTCTGCAAGGAGTGGACCCGGTCGGCGTCGGGTATGGACGAGTTTCTGGACCGCCTGCGCGACGCCGGCTTCGAGGCCTCGCGCGCCCACTACGGCGGCACCACGTTCAAGACGCCCGCGACGGTGCGAGAGATACGCGAGGCGACACGACCGGCGTGA
- the glnA gene encoding type I glutamate--ammonia ligase, with the protein MTDGQIAASKDSGLSEAERDVLRRIEEENVDFVRLQFTDITGTVKNVSVPASQVEKAFEEGIWFDGSSIEGFVRIQESDMRLEPDPETFAVLPWRSNGDSASARLICDVVNTDGTPFAGGPRQVLKRVLDEAEQMGYTVSIGPEPEFFLFEKDEEGRATTKPHDSGGYFDLAPKDLASDVRREIIFTLEKMGFEIEASHHEVADGQHEINFKYDDALTAADNIATFRAVVRAVAEQNGIHATFMPKPISAINGSGMHSHISLFDDEGNAFADEDDEFNLSETAYKFMGGVLNHAQAFTAVTNPTVNSYKRLVPGYEAPVYVAWSDVNRTALIRVPDAAGASSRFEIRSPDPSSNPYLALAVVIKAGLEGIENDADPGEPVREDIYEFDDAKLDEYGITTLPGSLDSALDELEADEVVQEALGEHVTEKFVQAKRADYADYKTHVSSWEKDKYLEKF; encoded by the coding sequence ATGACGGATGGACAAATTGCTGCTAGCAAAGATTCCGGCTTGAGCGAGGCCGAGCGGGACGTACTACGCCGTATCGAAGAGGAGAACGTCGACTTCGTTCGCCTCCAGTTCACTGACATCACGGGGACGGTCAAGAACGTGAGCGTTCCGGCCTCCCAGGTCGAGAAGGCGTTCGAGGAGGGCATCTGGTTCGACGGTTCGTCCATCGAGGGCTTCGTCCGGATTCAGGAGAGCGACATGCGCCTCGAACCCGACCCCGAGACGTTCGCGGTGCTGCCGTGGCGGTCGAACGGCGACTCCGCGAGCGCGCGACTCATCTGCGACGTGGTCAACACCGACGGCACGCCGTTCGCGGGCGGCCCCCGCCAGGTGCTGAAGCGCGTCCTCGACGAGGCCGAGCAGATGGGCTACACCGTCAGTATCGGTCCCGAACCCGAGTTCTTCCTCTTCGAGAAGGACGAGGAGGGGCGCGCGACCACCAAGCCCCACGACTCGGGCGGCTACTTCGATCTCGCGCCCAAGGACCTCGCCAGCGACGTCCGTCGGGAGATCATCTTCACGCTGGAGAAGATGGGCTTCGAGATCGAGGCCAGCCACCACGAGGTCGCCGACGGCCAGCACGAGATCAACTTCAAGTACGACGACGCGCTCACCGCGGCCGACAACATCGCCACGTTCCGGGCGGTCGTCCGAGCGGTCGCCGAGCAGAACGGCATCCACGCGACGTTCATGCCCAAGCCTATCAGCGCCATCAACGGGTCGGGCATGCACTCCCACATCAGCCTCTTCGACGACGAGGGCAACGCCTTCGCCGACGAGGACGACGAGTTCAACCTGAGCGAAACCGCCTACAAGTTCATGGGCGGGGTCCTGAACCACGCCCAGGCGTTCACCGCGGTCACGAACCCGACGGTCAACTCCTACAAGCGCCTGGTGCCCGGCTACGAGGCCCCGGTGTACGTCGCCTGGAGCGACGTCAACCGCACCGCGCTCATCCGCGTGCCCGACGCCGCGGGCGCGAGTTCCCGGTTCGAGATTCGGAGCCCCGACCCGTCGTCGAACCCCTACCTCGCCCTCGCCGTCGTCATCAAGGCCGGACTCGAAGGCATCGAGAACGACGCCGACCCTGGCGAACCGGTTCGCGAGGACATCTACGAGTTCGACGACGCCAAACTCGACGAGTACGGCATCACCACGCTCCCCGGCAGCCTCGACAGCGCGCTCGACGAACTCGAAGCCGACGAGGTCGTCCAGGAGGCGCTGGGCGAACACGTCACCGAGAAGTTCGTCCAGGCCAAGCGCGCCGACTACGCCGACTACAAGACCCACGTCTCCTCGTGGGAGAAAGATAAGTACCTCGAGAAGTTCTGA